The Solanum pennellii chromosome 11, SPENNV200 genome contains a region encoding:
- the LOC107004649 gene encoding uncharacterized protein LOC107004649 isoform X2, giving the protein MSPALTDTGDLHLRKGQFFNAQSSYNNHSEHKIASMDHNLGFSPSDSNPSPFGSSAPSRLQKPRLCKKKYTGAHRKDQMFNPFKGVGEIQEMNMGHVESVPGKFGNVGFASGVDRGSGDVGNEGFVFGASRNSGMFGANLSNYQGNIGEGTLPVDEMRKLNIQSEKKMNVAGGVNNVVAGTDMGFVFTGGDAKLDEMVSKEVENKLNIKSEGIVDSSYNMDSVKSKYNVFGSFSSSENVDNKIGGGVGAELLNEMDKLNIKGRTENDMNNYAYKERGSLGGKSETLLHDKMKNIHINKPMGYVANENVKVDSSSSDPSGNAVNKSSIGISDSIPSGFSFQAGTQNNHFTNQVHPGSHSGTISTSSFSSFNIPGESMMGTFESPSTDRTGKKVEFNFSTKSDGKLMQNLIPTVKGSLNKKVETRREATRDPRYKKKKMKPKQTLSTPVNFAHDFVLRGSSEENAEPSEPYSPMDTSPYRETPADNTLSRGTSVASDESFVLNENYGSSDTRPAVSNDGTDEDLIDATVRMNLNENDVICSETQEVESRHSSHHGVDMDGPSEESISISGAETESFKSATDHLDYSTDSFVTAADTEVTSKSTIERQDSDGGSQFNVASNFEEACQGSFIFAASSVAQNQVATATRQQKKKNRTKLIIDSCSSTTKLSYSSPGHLFQVSGSSPLPSPTQSKKGDIPTMTSHSQGNNEQSRVKEVNHETVAASMAAQEACEKWRLRGNQAYANGNLSKAEECYTQGLNCVSESDASKSSLRALMLCHSNRAATRMSLGRMREALEDCLKAAALDPNFFRVQVRAANCYLALGEVENASKFFMTCLQHGPEACVDRKILVEASEGLEKAQRVSECMKQCVELLQRRRQSDAELALGVVCEALTISTYSEKLLELKADALLMLRRYEEMIQLCEKTLELAKSNAPPFNFGYQSSELDSAITERSASSGLWCISKIVKSYFYLGKLEEADNFLKNQEKSMRLMESSELKNLEAVVPLAGTIRELLRFKAAGNAAFQSGKHAEAVEHYTAAVSCNFESRPFTAICFCNRAAAYRAMGQISDAIADCSLAIALDGNYAKALSRRASLFEMIRDYGQAASDLQRLVSLLTRHMENKVGGSGSHNKVISVNEIRQTQQKLSAMEEEDRKEIPLNFYLILGVDPSVGASEIRKAYRKAALKHHPDKAGQSLARNDNVDDGLWKEIAEEVHKDADRLFKMIGEAYAVLSDSTKRSRYDLEEEMRNNQSRGNESSTFRTHTDFNNYPFERSGSRGQWEDVWRAYKSTQSRESDRNRANW; this is encoded by the exons ATGTCGCCGGCGTTGACCGACACCGGAGATTTGCATCTACGTAAAGGTCAGTTTTTTAACGCTCAAtcttcatataataatcattcaGAGCACAAAATTGCTTCAATGGATCACAATCTTGGGTTCTCTCCATCGGATTCGAATCCATCTCCATTTGGTTCTTCTGCTCCTTCAAGGCTGCAAAAACCCAGATTGTGTAAAAAGAAATACACGGGTGCTCATAGAAAGGACCAAATGTTCAACCCTTTTAAAGGTGTTGGGGAAATTCAAGAAATGAACATGGGTCATGTGGAGTCGGTTCCTGGGAAATTTGGGAATGTGGGTTTTGCTTCTGGGGTTGATAGGGGTAGTGGGGATGTTGGTAATGAAGGGTTTGTTTTTGGAGCTAGTAGAAATAGTGGTATGTTTGGAGCTAATTTGAGCAATTATCAGGGAAATATAGGGGAAGGAACACTTCCTGTTGATGAAATGAGGAAACTGAATATTCAAAGTGAGAAGAAAATGAATGTGGCTGGTGGTGTAAACAATGTGGTTGCTGGTACTGATATGGGATTTGTGTTTACGGGTGGCGATGCAAAACTTGATGAAATGGTAAGCAAGGAGGTGGAGAACAAGTTAAATATCAAAAGTGAGGGAATTGTTGACTCTTCATATAATATGGACAGTGTAAAATCCAAGTATAATGTGTTTGGCAGCTTTTCGAGTAGTGAAAATGTTGATAATAAAATTGGTGGGGGTGTAGGGGCTGAACTCTTGAATGAGATGGACAAATTGAATATCAAAGGGAGAACTGAGAATGACATGAACAACTATGCCTATAAGGAAAGAGGCTCTCTAGGTGGAAAATCGGAGACCTTGCTCCATGATAAGATgaaaaacatacatataaataagCCTATGGGTTATGTTGCTAATGAGAATGTAAAAGTTGATTCAAGTTCAAGTGACCCTAGTGGAAATGCTGTTAATAAGAGTTCCATTGGAATTTCAGATTCAATTCCTTCAGGATTCTCATTTCAGGCTGGGACACAGAATAATCACTTCACTAATCAAGTTCATCCAGGCTCTCATAGTGGTACAATTTCAACCTCCTCATTTTCCTCCTTTAATATCCCTGGTGAATCTATGATGGGTACTTTTGAATCACCATCAACTGATAGAACTGGAAAGAAGGTTGAATTTAATTTCAGTACTAAGTCTGATGGTAAGCTAATGCAAAATCTTATACCAACTGTTAAAGGAAGCTTAAATAAGAAAGTTGAAACTAGAAGGGAAGCAACTAGAGATCCCAgatacaagaaaaagaaaatgaaacctAAGCAAACACTCTCGACGCCGGTGAACTTTGCTCATGACTTTGTCCTCAGAGGAAGTTCAGAAGAGAATGCGGAACCTTCCGAACCTTACTCACCGATGGATACTTCTCCATATCGTGAAACACCAGCAGATAATACACTTTCACGAGGAACTTCTGTGGCTTCTGATGAGTCGTTCGTTCTAAATGAGAATTATGGATCTAGTGATACCCGTCCTGCAGTTTCAAATGATGGAACAGATGAAGATTTGATAGATGCAACAGTACGCATGAATCTTAATGAAAATGATGTGATATGTAGTGAGACACAAGAAGTAGAATCTAGACACTCTAGTCATCATGGTGTAGATATGGACGGTCCTTCTGAAGAGTCTATATCTATATCTGGGGCTGAGACTGAAAGCTTCAAATCTGCTACAGACCATTTAGATTATAGTACTGATTCTTTCGTAACTGCAGCAGATACTGAAGTGACTTCTAAATCAACGATTGAGAGACAAGATAGTGATGGGGGAAGTCAGTTTAATGTTGCTTCAAATTTTGAAGAGGCTTGCCAGGGTAGCTTCATATTTGCTGCATCCTCTGTTGCTCAAAATCAGGTTGCAACAGCAACACGccaacagaaaaagaaaaatcgaaCGAAGCTCATTATTGATTCATGTAGTTCAACTACAAAATTGTCTTACTCATCGCCTGGGCATTTATTTCAAGTTTCTGGATCATCTCCTCTTCCATCTCCAACTCAGAGTAAGAAAGGAGATATACCTACTATGACAAGCCATAGCCAGGGCAACAATGAACAATCTAGGGTTAAGGAGGTCAACCATGAAACAGTTGCTGCAAGCATGGCAGCTCAGGAAGCTTGTGAAAAATGGCGATTGAG GGGGAATCAAGCCTATGCAAATGGGAACTTATCTAAAGCAGAGGAATGCTACACACAAGGACTGAACTGTGTGTCCGAAAGTGACGCATCTAAGAGCAGTCTTCGGGCTTTAATGTTATGCCATAGCAACCGTGCAGCAACACGTATGTCTCTCGGAAGAATGAGAGAAGCTCTAGAGGATTGTTTGAAGGCTGCTGCATTAGATCCAAACTTTTTCAGGGTCCAAGTTCGAGCCGCTAA CTGTTACCTTGCCCTTGGGGAAGTCGAAAATGCATCAAAGTTTTTCATGACATGCTTGCAACATGGGCCAGAGGCATGTGTGGATAGAAAGATATTGGTGGAGGCCTCGGAGGGCTTGGAAAAAGCACAG AGGGTATCAGAATGCATGAAGCAGTGTGTGGAACTATTGCAAAGACGAAGGCAAAGTGATGCAGAGTTGGCCTTGGGTGTGGTCTGTGAGGCTTTGACAATAAGCACCTATTCGGAGAAACTACTCGAATTGAAAGCAGATGCTCTTCTTATG CTGCGGAGGTACGAAGAGATGATTCAGTTATGTGAGAAGACACTTGAATTGGCCAAGTCAAATGCTCCGCCATTTAATTTTGGTTACCAGTCATCAGAGTTAGATAGTGCGATCACAGAGAGAAGTGCTTCCTCTGGGCTCTGGTGTATTTCTAAAATAGTGAAGTCATACTTTTATCTCGGGAAGCTTGAAGAGGCTGATAATTTTCTGAAGAACCAAGAGAAATCGATGCGTCTGATGGAAAG TAGTGAACTCAAGAATTTAGAAGCAGTTGTTCCTCTTGCTGGAACAATACGTGAGCTCTTACGCTTTAAG GCAGCTGGAAATGCAGCATTTCAATCAGGAAAACATGCAGAAGCTGTTGAGCACTATACAGCTGCAGTATCATGTAATTTTGAGTCACGACCTTTCACAGCAATCTGTTTCTGCAATCGTGCTGCTGCATACCGAGCTATGGGTCAAATTTCAGATGCCATCGCAGATTGCAGCCTGGCAATTGCCCTTGATGGGAATTATGCGAAG GCACTCTCAAGACGAGCTTCTCTTTTTGAGATGATCAGAGATTATGGACAAGCAGCTTCAGATCTTCAGCGACTTGTATCCCTTCTGACAAGGCATATGGAAAATAAAGTCGGTGGATCTGGATCACATAACAAAGTGATTTCCGTAAATGAGATTCGACAAACACAACAAAAGCTTTCAGCCATGGAGGAAGAAGACAGAAAGGAAATCCCCTTGAATTTTTACCTCATATT GGGAGTTGATCCATCTGTTGGTGCATCAGAAATTAGGAAGGCCTATAGAAAAGCTGCACTCAAGCATCACCCTGATAAG GCTGGGCAATCACTGGCTAGAAATGACAATGTGGATGATGGACTGTGGAAAGAGATAGCAGAAGAAGTTCACAAAGATGCTGACAGGCTCTTTAAAATGATAGGAGAGGCCTATGCGGTGCTTTCGGACTCTACAAAG
- the LOC107004649 gene encoding uncharacterized protein LOC107004649 isoform X1: MSPALTDTGDLHLRKGQFFNAQSSYNNHSEHKIASMDHNLGFSPSDSNPSPFGSSAPSRLQKPRLCKKKYTGAHRKDQMFNPFKGVGEIQEMNMGHVESVPGKFGNVGFASGVDRGSGDVGNEGFVFGASRNSGMFGANLSNYQGNIGEGTLPVDEMRKLNIQSEKKMNVAGGVNNVVAGTDMGFVFTGGDAKLDEMVSKEVENKLNIKSEGIVDSSYNMDSVKSKYNVFGSFSSSENVDNKIGGGVGAELLNEMDKLNIKGRTENDMNNYAYKERGSLGGKSETLLHDKMKNIHINKPMGYVANENVKVDSSSSDPSGNAVNKSSIGISDSIPSGFSFQAGTQNNHFTNQVHPGSHSGTISTSSFSSFNIPGESMMGTFESPSTDRTGKKVEFNFSTKSDGKLMQNLIPTVKGSLNKKVETRREATRDPRYKKKKMKPKQTLSTPVNFAHDFVLRGSSEENAEPSEPYSPMDTSPYRETPADNTLSRGTSVASDESFVLNENYGSSDTRPAVSNDGTDEDLIDATVRMNLNENDVICSETQEVESRHSSHHGVDMDGPSEESISISGAETESFKSATDHLDYSTDSFVTAADTEVTSKSTIERQDSDGGSQFNVASNFEEACQGSFIFAASSVAQNQVATATRQQKKKNRTKLIIDSCSSTTKLSYSSPGHLFQVSGSSPLPSPTQSKKGDIPTMTSHSQGNNEQSRVKEVNHETVAASMAAQEACEKWRLRGNQAYANGNLSKAEECYTQGLNCVSESDASKSSLRALMLCHSNRAATRMSLGRMREALEDCLKAAALDPNFFRVQVRAANCYLALGEVENASKFFMTCLQHGPEACVDRKILVEASEGLEKAQRVSECMKQCVELLQRRRQSDAELALGVVCEALTISTYSEKLLELKADALLMLRRYEEMIQLCEKTLELAKSNAPPFNFGYQSSELDSAITERSASSGLWCISKIVKSYFYLGKLEEADNFLKNQEKSMRLMESSELKNLEAVVPLAGTIRELLRFKAAGNAAFQSGKHAEAVEHYTAAVSCNFESRPFTAICFCNRAAAYRAMGQISDAIADCSLAIALDGNYAKALSRRASLFEMIRDYGQAASDLQRLVSLLTRHMENKVGGSGSHNKVISVNEIRQTQQKLSAMEEEDRKEIPLNFYLILGVDPSVGASEIRKAYRKAALKHHPDKAGQSLARNDNVDDGLWKEIAEEVHKDADRLFKMIGEAYAVLSDSTKRSRYDLEEEMRNNQSRGNESSTFRTHTDFNNYPFERSGSRGQWEDVWRAYKSTQSRESDRNRANCTWDT; encoded by the exons ATGTCGCCGGCGTTGACCGACACCGGAGATTTGCATCTACGTAAAGGTCAGTTTTTTAACGCTCAAtcttcatataataatcattcaGAGCACAAAATTGCTTCAATGGATCACAATCTTGGGTTCTCTCCATCGGATTCGAATCCATCTCCATTTGGTTCTTCTGCTCCTTCAAGGCTGCAAAAACCCAGATTGTGTAAAAAGAAATACACGGGTGCTCATAGAAAGGACCAAATGTTCAACCCTTTTAAAGGTGTTGGGGAAATTCAAGAAATGAACATGGGTCATGTGGAGTCGGTTCCTGGGAAATTTGGGAATGTGGGTTTTGCTTCTGGGGTTGATAGGGGTAGTGGGGATGTTGGTAATGAAGGGTTTGTTTTTGGAGCTAGTAGAAATAGTGGTATGTTTGGAGCTAATTTGAGCAATTATCAGGGAAATATAGGGGAAGGAACACTTCCTGTTGATGAAATGAGGAAACTGAATATTCAAAGTGAGAAGAAAATGAATGTGGCTGGTGGTGTAAACAATGTGGTTGCTGGTACTGATATGGGATTTGTGTTTACGGGTGGCGATGCAAAACTTGATGAAATGGTAAGCAAGGAGGTGGAGAACAAGTTAAATATCAAAAGTGAGGGAATTGTTGACTCTTCATATAATATGGACAGTGTAAAATCCAAGTATAATGTGTTTGGCAGCTTTTCGAGTAGTGAAAATGTTGATAATAAAATTGGTGGGGGTGTAGGGGCTGAACTCTTGAATGAGATGGACAAATTGAATATCAAAGGGAGAACTGAGAATGACATGAACAACTATGCCTATAAGGAAAGAGGCTCTCTAGGTGGAAAATCGGAGACCTTGCTCCATGATAAGATgaaaaacatacatataaataagCCTATGGGTTATGTTGCTAATGAGAATGTAAAAGTTGATTCAAGTTCAAGTGACCCTAGTGGAAATGCTGTTAATAAGAGTTCCATTGGAATTTCAGATTCAATTCCTTCAGGATTCTCATTTCAGGCTGGGACACAGAATAATCACTTCACTAATCAAGTTCATCCAGGCTCTCATAGTGGTACAATTTCAACCTCCTCATTTTCCTCCTTTAATATCCCTGGTGAATCTATGATGGGTACTTTTGAATCACCATCAACTGATAGAACTGGAAAGAAGGTTGAATTTAATTTCAGTACTAAGTCTGATGGTAAGCTAATGCAAAATCTTATACCAACTGTTAAAGGAAGCTTAAATAAGAAAGTTGAAACTAGAAGGGAAGCAACTAGAGATCCCAgatacaagaaaaagaaaatgaaacctAAGCAAACACTCTCGACGCCGGTGAACTTTGCTCATGACTTTGTCCTCAGAGGAAGTTCAGAAGAGAATGCGGAACCTTCCGAACCTTACTCACCGATGGATACTTCTCCATATCGTGAAACACCAGCAGATAATACACTTTCACGAGGAACTTCTGTGGCTTCTGATGAGTCGTTCGTTCTAAATGAGAATTATGGATCTAGTGATACCCGTCCTGCAGTTTCAAATGATGGAACAGATGAAGATTTGATAGATGCAACAGTACGCATGAATCTTAATGAAAATGATGTGATATGTAGTGAGACACAAGAAGTAGAATCTAGACACTCTAGTCATCATGGTGTAGATATGGACGGTCCTTCTGAAGAGTCTATATCTATATCTGGGGCTGAGACTGAAAGCTTCAAATCTGCTACAGACCATTTAGATTATAGTACTGATTCTTTCGTAACTGCAGCAGATACTGAAGTGACTTCTAAATCAACGATTGAGAGACAAGATAGTGATGGGGGAAGTCAGTTTAATGTTGCTTCAAATTTTGAAGAGGCTTGCCAGGGTAGCTTCATATTTGCTGCATCCTCTGTTGCTCAAAATCAGGTTGCAACAGCAACACGccaacagaaaaagaaaaatcgaaCGAAGCTCATTATTGATTCATGTAGTTCAACTACAAAATTGTCTTACTCATCGCCTGGGCATTTATTTCAAGTTTCTGGATCATCTCCTCTTCCATCTCCAACTCAGAGTAAGAAAGGAGATATACCTACTATGACAAGCCATAGCCAGGGCAACAATGAACAATCTAGGGTTAAGGAGGTCAACCATGAAACAGTTGCTGCAAGCATGGCAGCTCAGGAAGCTTGTGAAAAATGGCGATTGAG GGGGAATCAAGCCTATGCAAATGGGAACTTATCTAAAGCAGAGGAATGCTACACACAAGGACTGAACTGTGTGTCCGAAAGTGACGCATCTAAGAGCAGTCTTCGGGCTTTAATGTTATGCCATAGCAACCGTGCAGCAACACGTATGTCTCTCGGAAGAATGAGAGAAGCTCTAGAGGATTGTTTGAAGGCTGCTGCATTAGATCCAAACTTTTTCAGGGTCCAAGTTCGAGCCGCTAA CTGTTACCTTGCCCTTGGGGAAGTCGAAAATGCATCAAAGTTTTTCATGACATGCTTGCAACATGGGCCAGAGGCATGTGTGGATAGAAAGATATTGGTGGAGGCCTCGGAGGGCTTGGAAAAAGCACAG AGGGTATCAGAATGCATGAAGCAGTGTGTGGAACTATTGCAAAGACGAAGGCAAAGTGATGCAGAGTTGGCCTTGGGTGTGGTCTGTGAGGCTTTGACAATAAGCACCTATTCGGAGAAACTACTCGAATTGAAAGCAGATGCTCTTCTTATG CTGCGGAGGTACGAAGAGATGATTCAGTTATGTGAGAAGACACTTGAATTGGCCAAGTCAAATGCTCCGCCATTTAATTTTGGTTACCAGTCATCAGAGTTAGATAGTGCGATCACAGAGAGAAGTGCTTCCTCTGGGCTCTGGTGTATTTCTAAAATAGTGAAGTCATACTTTTATCTCGGGAAGCTTGAAGAGGCTGATAATTTTCTGAAGAACCAAGAGAAATCGATGCGTCTGATGGAAAG TAGTGAACTCAAGAATTTAGAAGCAGTTGTTCCTCTTGCTGGAACAATACGTGAGCTCTTACGCTTTAAG GCAGCTGGAAATGCAGCATTTCAATCAGGAAAACATGCAGAAGCTGTTGAGCACTATACAGCTGCAGTATCATGTAATTTTGAGTCACGACCTTTCACAGCAATCTGTTTCTGCAATCGTGCTGCTGCATACCGAGCTATGGGTCAAATTTCAGATGCCATCGCAGATTGCAGCCTGGCAATTGCCCTTGATGGGAATTATGCGAAG GCACTCTCAAGACGAGCTTCTCTTTTTGAGATGATCAGAGATTATGGACAAGCAGCTTCAGATCTTCAGCGACTTGTATCCCTTCTGACAAGGCATATGGAAAATAAAGTCGGTGGATCTGGATCACATAACAAAGTGATTTCCGTAAATGAGATTCGACAAACACAACAAAAGCTTTCAGCCATGGAGGAAGAAGACAGAAAGGAAATCCCCTTGAATTTTTACCTCATATT GGGAGTTGATCCATCTGTTGGTGCATCAGAAATTAGGAAGGCCTATAGAAAAGCTGCACTCAAGCATCACCCTGATAAG GCTGGGCAATCACTGGCTAGAAATGACAATGTGGATGATGGACTGTGGAAAGAGATAGCAGAAGAAGTTCACAAAGATGCTGACAGGCTCTTTAAAATGATAGGAGAGGCCTATGCGGTGCTTTCGGACTCTACAAAG
- the LOC107002952 gene encoding uncharacterized protein LOC107002952 — MGESFTIQIHSNLVKQLADEGEKLKKKTRKPKPKVQRVNKTAHQKLISSDPDETRGPAATGWPVQPPLLIPVPPPPHPAIAELDAIRSVLKESEEVVEKLQKHEEKMLQEVTKKAKDLHDKEFKLPNQKPIPCLDERDACFKCYKEHGKDPLSCANVVQNFAECARRVKQQVNLAGK; from the coding sequence ATGGGTGAATCATTCACTATACAGATCCATAGCAATTTAGTTAAACAGCTTGCTGATGAGGgtgaaaaattgaagaagaaaacgaGGAAACCAAAACCAAAGGTACAAAGAGTAAACAAAACAGCACATCAGAAGCTAATCTCTAGTGATCCCGATGAAACGAGGGGGCCTGCTGCTACAGGATGGCCTGTTCAGCCTCCTTTGTTGATCCCAGTCCCTCCACCACCTCATCCTGCAATTGCAGAATTAGATGCTATACGATCTGTGCTTAAAGAGAGCGAGGAGGTTGTGGAGAAGTTGCAGAAACATGAGGAAAAAATGTTGCAAGAAGTGACAAAGAAGGCAAAGGATCTACACGACAAGGAATTCAAACTTCCAAATCAAAAGCCTATCCCGTGCTTGGATGAGAGAGATGCTTGTTTTAAATGCTACAAGGAACACGGAAAGGATCCCCTGAGTTGTGCTAATGTGGTTCAAAATTTTGCAGAATGTGCTCGGAGAGTTAAGCAACAAGTCAACCTGGCCGGTAAGTAG
- the LOC107004246 gene encoding glucan endo-1,3-beta-glucosidase, acidic-like, with protein MMAYFPFFVFVGMLVLTYLQIIDAQGIGVCYGKNGNDLPSTIDVVSLYKANNITKMKTYDPISETLPALKGSEIEVILDIPNSQLQSLGDPQQADNWVTSNVVNYVQQVKIKYINVGNEVSPVNNATSQFVPFLLPALTNVQQSITKSSLQDQVKVTTAIETGLLATTYPPPQSAFREDTIGFIKPIIELLKQNNAPLQANIYPYFGYIGDPVHVTLPYALFTQEQPDPSGYPNLFDAMLDSVYYAIDKAIGENNIEIVVSESGWPSEGGLGATVENAATFYTKLIEHAKSNNGTLHRPGKPIQTYLFAMFDENLKIGAETEKHFGVFHPNKTQKYNITF; from the exons ATGATGGCTTATTTCCCCTTCTTTGTATTTGTTGGTATGTTAGTATTGACATATCTTCAAATAATAG ATGCACAAGGTATTGGAGTCTGCTATGGGAAGAACGGAAACGACTTACCATCAACTATAGATGTTGTATCTCTTTACAAAGCTAATAATATAACAAAGATGAAAACCTATGATCCAATAAGTGAAACACTACCTGCTCTTAAGGGAAGTGAAATTGAAGTGATTCTTGATATTCCCAATAGCCAACTTCAATCCTTAGGAGATCCACAACAGGCTGACAATTGGGTGACTAGCAATGTTGTGAACTATGTCCAACaagtcaaaatcaaatatataaatgttgGAAATGAAGTCAGCCCTGTAAATAATGCAACATCTCAATTTGTTCCCTTCCTTCTCCCTGCCTTGACAAACGTGCAACAATCGATAACGAAATCCAGTCTACAAGATCAAGTAAAGGTCACAACGGCTATAGAAACCGGGCTATTGGCTACTACATATCCACCACCTCAATCAGCATTTCGCGAGGACACAATAGGCTTCATCAAACCGATTATTGAGTTGTTGAAACAGAACAACGCGCCTTTGCAAGCAAATATTTATCCTTATTTTGGTTACATTGGTGACCCTGTACATGTTACACTCCCTTATGCACTATTTACACAAGAACAACCCGATCCATCCGGGTATCCTAATCTATTTGATGCTATGTTGGATTCAGTTTACTATGCAATTGACAAAGCTATTGGTGAAAATAACATTGAGATTGTTGTATCGGAAAGTGGATGGCCATCCGAGGGGGGTCTTGGAGCAACTGTGGAAAATGCTGCAACTTTTTATACGAAATTGATTGAACATGCGAAGTCAAATAATGGAACTTTACACAGGCCAGGAAAACCTATACAAACTTATTTATTCGCGatgtttgatgaaaatttgaagaTAGGTGCAGAGACTGAGAAACATTTTGGAGTCTTTCATCCTAATAAAACACAAAAGTATAATATCACTTTCTAG
- the LOC107004013 gene encoding glucan endo-1,3-beta-glucosidase, acidic-like encodes MTSETTDNNENHEVECVGMCYGGSGNNLPLAKDVVNLYKANGITSMRLYDPNPETLNALKDSNIRVMLCIPNEKLQALTDPKEAYNWVVANVINYIKQVKIRYLSVGNNISPVNNGTSQFVPFLLPAMENVQQVITSFRLKNRVKVSTAIETGLLANATSPPSQSTFRGDVTSFIKPIIELLKQNNAPLLANIYPYFAYVADPDHVSFSYAMFTQVEPDSSGYTNLFDAMLDSIYYAIAKAIGENNIEIVVPSEGGFGGSMDIAGSYYGNLVGHSMSNVGTVYKPGKPIGTYLFAMFDENLKIGAETEKHFGVFYPNKTQKYNLIFKL; translated from the exons atgaCTTCAGAAACGACAGACAATAATGAAAATCACG AGGTAGAATGTGTTGGAATGTGTTATGGGGGAAGTGGCAACAACTTACCATTAGCTAAAGATGTTGTAAATCTTTATAAAGCTAATGGCATAACAAGTATGAGATTGTATGATCCAAATCCTGAAACACTCAATGCTCTCAAGGATAGTAACATTCGAGTCATGCTTTGCATTCCAAATGAGAAACTTCAAGCCTTAACAGATCCAAAAGAAGCTTACAATTGGGTTGTTGCCAAtgttataaattatatcaaacaAGTCAAAATAAGATATCTAAGTGTTGGGAATAATATCAGCCCTGTTAATAATGGAACATCTCAATTTGTTCCCTTCCTTCTCCCTGCCATGGAAAATGTGCAACAAGTCATTACGTCGTTCAGACTGAAAAATCGTGTAAAAGTGTCAACAGCTATAGAGACGGGGCTATTGGCGAATGCTACATCTCCACCATCTCAATCAACATTTCGCGGAGATGTGACTAGTTTCATTAAACCAATTATTGAGTTGTTGAAACAGAACAACGCACCTTTGCTAGCAAATATTTATCCGTATTTTGCTTATGTTGCTGATCCTGATCATGTTTCATTCTCTTATGCCATGTTTACGCAAGTAGAACCAGATTCATCGGGGTACACTAATCTATTTGATGCTATGTTGGATTCAATTTACTATGCAATTGCGAAAGCGATTGGTGAAAATAACATTGAGATTGTTGTTCCATCTGAGGGTGGTTTTGGAGGAAGTATGGATATTGCTGGTAGTTACTATGGGAATTTGGTTGGTCATTCGATGTCGAACGTAGGAACAGTATACAAGCCAGGAAAACCTATAGGAACTTATTTATTTGCGatgtttgatgaaaatttgaagaTAGGAGCAGAGACTGAGAAACATTTTGGAGTGTTTTATCCTAATAAAACTCAAAAGTATAATCTTATTTTTAAGTTGTAG